DNA sequence from the Caulobacter segnis genome:
GCGTTGCCGACCGAGGGTTGGCCGGACGGCCCCTATGAGGTCGCTGTCCGCGCGACCAACGCCGCCGGCGAACCCCTGCTGGCCTTCGCCCCCTGGTTCAAGGGCGACATGGCGCCGGCGGCCAGGGCCCTGCTCGACCAGGCCGCCGGCGCGACCGGGGCCGACGCCGAATCCGGCCACTGGCGCATGCTGGGCGCCCTGGTCGCCGACCGCGCCGGCGCCGATCTGTCGCGCCTGAAGAGCGCCTACGCGCCGGTCCACTCGGCGCTGATGGAGGCGGCGGAGATGCGGATGGGGCCGAAAGCCGCGATCCGCGCCTCCGGCTTCGTGCGTCTGGCCTGGATCGATCCGCTGGACGGGTCCACTCAGTTCTGCCGCGCCTATCTTCCCGCCGGCTACGACCAGGGGCGGGCCTGGCCGGCGGTATTGTACCTGCACGGCGCCAACGGCGCGGCGCCGCCCTATGTCCGCTACTGGAACGTCGACGTCCGTCATGGCGGCGTCGCCGAGCGGTGGCCGATGATCTGGATCGAGCCGCACGGGCGCGGCACGAACGGCTATCTCGGCCCGGGCGAGCTGGATGTGATCAACTGCCTGGAAGCCGCGCGCGCCCGGTTGAACGTGGACGACACGCGCACCTATCTCACCGGCGGCTCAATGGGCGGCAAGGGAACCTGGCAGCTCGGCGCACGCCATGCCGGCCGGTTCGCGGCCCTGGCCCCGGTGTTCGGCGGCGCCGATCCGCGCCTCGATTCCAAGTCCGGCCGCGACGACCCCGCCGCCGACCGGCCGATGGAGCGCTGGCTGCGCGAGGCCGAGAGCGACTTCGCCGGACTGGAGGCGTTGAACAACACGCCGGTCTTCATCCACCAGGGCGATGAAGACGTCGCCGCCGACGTCCGCCAAGCCCGACACGCGACCACTCTGTTGCAGCGCTGGGGCTATGACGTCCGCTATCGCGAATATCCGGGGCGCGGCCACGAAGCCCTGGGCGAACTGGACGACATCGTCGGCTGGTTCCTGCAACATCGCCAGGCCGAGGCGCCGACCAAGGTCCGCCTTCGCGCCGCCGATCTGCGCGCCGCCCGGGCCCACTGGTTGACCGTCGATCGCGCGATGGCCCCGCTGTCGATGATCCAGGTCGACGCCGAGATGACCGAGCCCGGCGTGCTACGTCTCGACACTCGAAACGTCGCCCGCCTGAACCTCGCGCCGCCCCCGAGCCTCTTGCGGCGCGACGCTGCGCTAAAGGTCGTCTGGAACGGCCGCCCCCTCGAGATCGCGCCCGGATCCGACGGCCGCTTCGTCCTGGCCGCCCCCGACGCGCCCAGGGGAGCCACGTTCAAGACGCCCGCCTTGCCGGGCGGGGTCCTCGACATCCTGTCGACGCCGTTCGTCATCGTCGTCGGCACGACGGCGCACGATCCGGACATGCGGGCGTCGATCCGCGACAAGGCCCAGGTCCTGGCGGGCCTCTGGCGCTCGGTCTACGGCGGCGAGCCGCGCATCGTCGACGACAGGGCTCTGACGGCGGAGCAGGCGAAAAGCCTTTCCCTGATTCTGCTCGGCGGACCCGACGCCAACGCCGTTTCGGCCCGGCTGCGCCGCGACCTGCCATTAGCCGTGGCCGCGGACTCGATCACGATCGATGGCCGGCGGTTTGAGGCCAAGGACGCCTACGCCGTCATGCTGCGCCCCAGCCCTCGAGCGGCGGACCGATACGTGCTCTCGGTGGCCGCCACCTCGGCGGCGGGCCTGTTCGCGTGGGAGCCGTTCTCGCTGGTCGCGGTCATGGGCGACTCCATCGCCAATCCCTACGACTGGTGGGTCGGCGACGGCCGCCGGCCGGCTCAGCCTCGAGGAAGAGCGCCCGATCGCGGCTGGATCGCCTCCGGCGTCTTCGACCAGGCCTGGCGGCGCGACGATCGCTGGACCTTCCTGGGCGACCCGGCCCTGCGGGCCGCCACGCCGCTGCTGGCGCGCCCTAAGGCCACCGTCATCCTGCCGTCGACCGTCCTGGACCGCTATGTCGGGCGTTACGCCTTGGCGGATCGTCCCGGGGTCACGCTGGTGGTGCGGCGCGATGGCGACGTCCTGATGGTCGATCCACCAGCCGGGCTGCCGCGCGACAAGCTGCTGGCCGAAAGTCCGACCCGCTTCCGCTTCGCCTCGGACGGTTCGTTGGCCGAGGCCGTGCTGGATCCCGCCGGCAAAGTCGTTGAGCTGCGTTTTGGCGAGGGCGGCGGCGCTTCGACCTGGCGGCCCGCGCCGCAATGATCTAGGCCACGGCCGACTTGCTGGCCCCGCCGACCAGGCCGTTGACCGCCACGCGGAACGCCTCGCCGCGGGCCTCGAAATCGCTGAACTGGTCGAACGAGGCGCAGGCGGGCGAGAGCAGGACGATGGCGTCCTCGCCGCTGGCGGCCGCGTCGGCATAGGCCTGCTGGACAGCCTTCTCCAGCGTGCCGCTCATGATCACCTCGGCCTTGCCGGCCAGGGTCCAGGAGAACGGCTGGGCGGCCTCGCCGATCAGGTAGGCCTTGGCGATGCGCGGGAAGAGGTCCTTCAGGTCCTCGATGCCGCCAGCCTTGGCGACGCCGCCGGCGATCCAGTAGAACTTGGGATAGGACGACATCGCCTGGCGGGCGGCGTCGGCGTTGGTGGCCTTGCTGTCGTTGACGAAGCGGACCTTGCCGATCTTGCCGACCGTCTCCATCCGGTGGGCTAGGCCCGGGAAGCTCATCAGGCCGTCGACCGCGTCGTGCATCGGGATGCCGATGGCCCGCGCGGCGGCGTAGGCGGCCGCGGCATTCTGCCAGTTGTGGCGGCCCGGCAGGCTGCGGGCCCGCAGCAGGTCGGCGACCTCCACGACCCGCTCGCCGGTGGCGTCGTAGAGTACGCCCTGCAGGGCGTAGACGCCCCGGCCCATGGCCTTGCCGGCGCTGATGGGCCAGATGGTCCGGCGGTTAGCGGCGGTGATCTCGGTGCAGATCTGCTGGCACCAGGGATCGTCCACCCCGATGATCGCCGTGTCGCCCTTGCCCTGGTTCAGGAAGATCCGACGCTTGGCGGCGATGTAGCCGTCCATGCCGCCGTGGCGGTCCAGGTGGTCGGGCGAGATGTTCAACAGCACCACCGCGTCGGGGTGCAGGCTGGAGGTCAGGTCCAGTTGGTATGAAGACAGCTCCAGCACGTAGACCGCGCCGCCGTGCATGTCCTCCAGGCCCAGCACGCCCAGGCCGATATTGCCGCCGATGCGGGTGTCGCGGCCCGCCGAGGCGCACAGGTGGCCGATCAGGGCCGTGGTCGTCGACTTGCCGTTGGTGCCGGTGATGGCGATGATCTTCGGGCGCTTGTGGACCGGCGCGGCGTTGACCGTGCGGGCGAAGAGCTCGACGTCGCCCAGGATCTCGACGCCGGCGGCCTTGGCCTTCTCGACGGTCCAGTGGGGCTTGGGATGGGTCAGCGGCACGCCCGGCGACAGCATCAGGGCGGCGAACTGGCTCCAGTCTGCGGCCTCCAGGTCGACGACCGGGAAGCCCTCGGCGGCGGCCGCCTCGCGGCTGGCCGGCTTTTCGTCCCACAGAGCCACCTTCGCCCCACCCGCGATCAAGGCGCGCGCCGCCGTAAGCCCGGTGCGGCCCAGGCCGAACACCGCGACGGTCTTGTCCTCGAAACCGCGGACGGGGATCATGTGTACGCCTCTCCCTAACGCAGCTTGAGCGTGGCGAGGCCGACGAAGGACAGCATCATCGCCACGATCCAGAAGCGGATCACGACGGTGGATTCAGCCCAGCCCAGCTTCTCGAAATGGTGGTGGATCGGCGCCATCAGGAAGACCCGCTTGCCGGTCTTCTTGAAGTAGGCGACCTGGATCATGACGCTCAGCGCCTCGGCCACGAACAGGCCGCCGACGATGCCCAGGACCAGCTCGTGCTTGGCGCAGACGGCGATCGCGCCCAGCGCGCCGCCCAGGGCCAGCGAACCGGTGTCGCCCATGAAGATCTTGGCCGGCGGGGCGTTGTACCACAGGAAGCCCATGCCCCCGCCGATGATCGCGCCGCACAGCACCGCCAGCTCCCCGACGCCGGGCGCGAAGTGCAGGTTGAGATAGTCCGCGAACTTGTAGTTGCCCACCAGATAGGCGATCAGGCCGAAGGTCGAGGCGGCGAACATCACCGGCACGATGGCCAGGCCGTCCAGGCCGTCGGTCAGGTTCACAGCGTTAGAGAAACCGGCGATCGTGACCGCCGCGAAGACCACGTAGAACCAGCCCAGATTGATCACCAGCGCCTTGAAGATCGGGAAGACCACGCTGGTCTCCATCCCCGGCGTCATCGGTGACTTGGGCGCGAACAGGATCAGAATGACGGCCGCGACGATGGCCACCGCGAACTGGGCGACCAGCTTCTGGACGCTGGAGAGGCCGGCGGTGGTCTGCTTGGTGACCTTGGCGTAGTCGTCCATGAAGCCCAGCACGCCGTAGCTGCCGGTGATCAGCAGCACGACCCAGACATGGATGTTGCGCAGGTCGGCCCACAGCAGGGCGCCGACGAACAGGCCCGCCAGGATCATGAAGCCGCCCATGGTGGGCGTGCCGGCCTTCTCGGTGACATGGCGGGCGATGCCGTCCGTGCGGATCGGCTGGCCCTTGCCCTGCTTGGCCTTCATCCAGCGGATGAAGCGTGAGCCCATCGCCACCGCGACCACATAGGCCGTCAGCATGGCCATGCCCGACCGGAAGGTCAGGTATTTCAACAGGTTCAGCGCCGGGACGTGCTCTTGCGTGCGCGCCAGCCATTCGTACAGGAAGTACAGCATCAGCCCTGTTCCCCAAGGTCGAGCGCGGCCAGGGCCCCGGCGAGAACGCCGGCCCTGGAGCCATTCGACCCCTTCACCATCACCACGTCGCCCGGCCGGATCGCCCCCGCCAGCTGCGCCGTTAACTTTTCAGTAACTTCCGCGTAGCCGCCTCGCCGAGTCGGCGGAAGCGCCTCCCACAGCGATTTCATGTGGACGCCCGCGAGAAAAACGACGTCAACGTTTGCACGCGCGATCGGGTCCGCAAGCTCGGCGTGAAACCGGCCGCTGCTCTCGCCAAGCTCGAGCATGTCGGTCAGCACTGCGACCCGACGGCCGGCGACCTCGCGCGCCCCCAGGGTCTTCAGCGCGGCCTGCATCGAGACCGGGTTGGCGTTGTAGCTCTCGTCCACCAGGGTGAAGGCGCCGCCGTCGATGCGGACGGTCTTTTCGGCCCCGCGCCCCTCGATCGGCGCGAACGCCGCCAGAGCCGCCAGCGCGGTCTCGCGCGGTACGTCCAGGGCTTCCAGCATCAAGAGGACGCACAGGCTGTTGGGCCCCCAGTGCACCCCGGTCTGGCGGATCGGGAAGGTCAGGGCCTCGCCACGCAGCGTGACGGAGACCTTGGCCCCCTCACCTTGCACGGCGAAGCCGGTCAGGCGCGCGGTGGCGTCGGCGGCCCCGCCGAAGCTCCAGACGGTCGCGCCAGCCTTCTCGGCCTCGGCCTTCAGCAGGTCGAACCACTTGTTGTCGGCGTTCAGCACGGCGATCCCGCCGGGCTCCAGCCCCGCGAAGATCTCGGCCTTGGCGCGGGCCACGCCTTCTTCGTTCGGGAAGTTCTCCAGGTGGACCGGACCGACCGTGGTGATGGCCACCGCGTGCGGCCGGACGAACTGGCTAAGGGGGGTGATCTCGTCGGCGTGGTTCATGCCGACCTCGAACACGGCGCGCTGCGTGTCGCGCGGCATCCGGGCCAGGGTCAGGGGCACGCCGATATGGTTGTTGTAGCTCTTGACCGAAGCGTGGGCCTTGCCGGCCAGTCGCAGGCCCGCCTCAACGGCGCGCGTGACGCTGGTCTTGCCGACCGAGCCCGTCACCGCCCCGCGCTTGCATTGCGGCGCGCGCTCGCGGGCGGCGACGCCCAGGGCTTCCAGGGCCTTGAAGGTGTCCTCGACCATCACCGCCGGGAAGCCGACGGGCTTGGCGGCCAGCACGCCGGCCGCGCCATTGGCCACGGCCTGCAGGACGAAGTCATGGCCGTCGCGCGCACCGACCAGGGGTACGAACAGGTCGCCCGGCTCGACCGTGCGGGTGTCGATCGAGACGCCGGTCACGGTGAAGTCGCCGGCGACCTCGCCGCCGGTGGCTTCAGCGATTTCCTGGGCGGTCCAGAGCGCTTCAGGCATGCACGCCCTCCAGCGCTTCCAGCGTCTCGGCCACGTCGTCGAACGGGTGGACGACGCCGGCGACGATCTGGCCCTGTTCGTGACCCTTGCCGGCGACGACCAGCACATCGCCCTCGCCCAGCAGCGCCACGGCAGCGCGGATCGCGGCGCGGCGGTCGCCGATCTCGCGAGCGCCCGGAGCGGCCTCCAGGATGGCGGCGCGGATCGAGGAAGGTTCCTCGGAACGAGGATTGTCGTCGGTGACGATGGCGATGTCGGCCAGGCGCGCGGCGATCGCGCCCATCAGCGGACGCTTGCCGCGATCACGGTCGCCGCCGGCCCCGAACACGGCGATCAGCTTGCCTCGCGTGTGCGGGCGCAAGGCTTCCAGGACCGTCTCCAGACCGTCCGGCGTGTGGGCGTAGTCGACATAGGCCTCGCCGCCCTTGGGGCCGCGACCGACGCGTTGCAGGCGCCCGGCCGCGCCTTCCAGCGTTTCCAGGGCCTTCAGCACCTTGGCGGGGCTCTCGCCAGCGGCGATGCACAGGCCGGCCGCGACCAGCACGTTCGAGGCCTGGAAGGCGCCGGCCAGCGGCAGGCGGATGTGATGCGTGGCGTCGTCGATCTCGACGACCAGGTCCTGGCCGGCCGGCGTCGGCGTGCGCGAGATGAGGCGCAGCCCCTGGCCGTCCTCGCCGACCGAGAACACGCTCTGGCCCGAGGTGACGGCGGCGGCGGCGAAGTTCGGGAAGGCCTCGCTGTCGGCGTTCAGCACCGCCGTCGCGCCGTTCGGCGTCAGGGTGTCGAACAAGCGCAGCTTGGCGGCCCGGTATTCCTCCATCGAGCCGTGATAGTCGAGGTGGTCCTGGGTGAAGTTGGTGAAGCCGGCGGCGCGCAGCTTGACGCCGTCGACACGACGCTGGTCGACGCCGTGCGAGCTGGCTTCCAGCGCCAGGTGGGTGACGCCCATCTCGGCCAGGCGCGCGACCATCTCGGCCACGTCGCCGGCGTCCGGCGTCGTCAGGCCCGGCGGGGTCAGCTGCTGATCGGGCTTGCCGGCCTCGCTGACCACCACGCCCAGGGTGCCCATGCTGGCGGCCTTGTGGCCCAGCTTAGCGAAGATCTGGCGGCAGAAGCCGGCGACCGAGGTCTTGCCGTTGGTGCCGGTGACGGCGACGCACATGGCCGGCTGCTTGCCCCAGAAGGCGGCCGAGGCCAGGGCGTAGGCGCGGCGGGCGTCCTCTGATCGGACCACCGGCACGCCCAGGCCTTCGAGGCCGCCCTCGGGGGCCAGCACGGCGGCGGCGCCCTTGGACACCGCGCCCGGCGCGAAGTCGCGACCGTCGACCTTGGTCCCCGGCAGGGCGGCGAACAGCCAGCCGGCGGTGACCTTGCGGCTGTCGGCCGTGACGCCGGCGATCACTGGATCGTTGGCGAAGGGGCGGTTGAACAGTTCCGACAGGTGTCTGGTCATAGTCCCGCCTCCGGTCCGGCGCTCTTCGGTTGGCTGGCGATCGTCACCAGCTCGGTCTTGCGTTGCACGCCCAGGAACGGCGCGATGCGTTCGATCACCTTGCCGGCCGGCGGCGCCCCGACCCAGCCGCCGGTCGAGAAACCGAACGACTTGGCCGTGCCGTGCGGCTCGTCCATCAGGATCAGAACGAAGTAGCGGTCGGCCTCCAGCGGGCCGTCGGTCGGGAACACCGCCGCGAACGACGACACCTGGCGCTGGTGATTATACCCCCGGATCGACGGATCGTATTTCTCGCCTGTGCCGGTCTTGCCGCCGACCGACAGGCCGGGCACGTCGGCCTTGCCGCCGCTGCCGCCCTGGCCCGGAATGACGTTGGCGCGCATGATCTTCAGCATCTCGGCCGAGGTGTTCTCGGAGACCACCCGCACGCCTTCCGGACGCACGCCCGCCGGCATTTTGCGGATGGTCAGGGGCCGCATCTCGCCGCCGTTCAGCAGGGCGTTCATCGCCTGCGCCAGGGCCAGCGGGCTGACGTTGATGCCGTGACCGAACGAGGTCGAGGCCACCGCGTCCATGTCCCACTTGCGCGGCGTCAGCGGCCGCGCCGACTCCATCAGCTCGACCTTGGCCGGCTTGGTCAGGCCCAGGGCCGTGAAGTACTTGGACAGGCGCTCGCCGCCGACCCGCTCGGCCAGCATGGCCGTGCCGATGTTCGACGAGTGCTGGAAGACCTCGACCAGGTTCAGGATGGCCTTGGCGGCGTGATAGTCGTGGATCGTGCGGTAGCCGAGCTTGTAGGGCTCGCGCGCGTCGAAGGTCGAGGCCGGCGTCGCCACGCCCGTGTCCAGGCCGATCGCCACCGTGAAGGTCTTGAAGGTCGAGCCCATCTCGTAGACCGAGGCGGCGGCGCGGTTCAGGCGCTGGTCGTCGGTGGCCTCGCCGGCCTTGTTGGCGTCGTAGTCGGGCAGACTGGCCAGGGCCAGGATCTCGCCGGTGT
Encoded proteins:
- a CDS encoding prolyl oligopeptidase family serine peptidase, producing MALVLAATLANAQTAPAPPGAVKPEAVREAERALWSPGEALYLRRWMVKGLAAPPADEAKLLATPDWKPLVAWDDLTDLTAAGAEGRWLYASALVRRDAEGPAELSLGAGGPLSAWVNGEPVALPTQPTGLRDAVRVPVRLRAGDNVLLLRAERDSGATLLSARILSPGQPLADVRLEPGAWDQDGQLQVRTDSLPRQGTVEVVITAPGGRVVGRVSAPRGSIAALPTEGWPDGPYEVAVRATNAAGEPLLAFAPWFKGDMAPAARALLDQAAGATGADAESGHWRMLGALVADRAGADLSRLKSAYAPVHSALMEAAEMRMGPKAAIRASGFVRLAWIDPLDGSTQFCRAYLPAGYDQGRAWPAVLYLHGANGAAPPYVRYWNVDVRHGGVAERWPMIWIEPHGRGTNGYLGPGELDVINCLEAARARLNVDDTRTYLTGGSMGGKGTWQLGARHAGRFAALAPVFGGADPRLDSKSGRDDPAADRPMERWLREAESDFAGLEALNNTPVFIHQGDEDVAADVRQARHATTLLQRWGYDVRYREYPGRGHEALGELDDIVGWFLQHRQAEAPTKVRLRAADLRAARAHWLTVDRAMAPLSMIQVDAEMTEPGVLRLDTRNVARLNLAPPPSLLRRDAALKVVWNGRPLEIAPGSDGRFVLAAPDAPRGATFKTPALPGGVLDILSTPFVIVVGTTAHDPDMRASIRDKAQVLAGLWRSVYGGEPRIVDDRALTAEQAKSLSLILLGGPDANAVSARLRRDLPLAVAADSITIDGRRFEAKDAYAVMLRPSPRAADRYVLSVAATSAAGLFAWEPFSLVAVMGDSIANPYDWWVGDGRRPAQPRGRAPDRGWIASGVFDQAWRRDDRWTFLGDPALRAATPLLARPKATVILPSTVLDRYVGRYALADRPGVTLVVRRDGDVLMVDPPAGLPRDKLLAESPTRFRFASDGSLAEAVLDPAGKVVELRFGEGGGASTWRPAPQ
- a CDS encoding UDP-N-acetylmuramoyl-tripeptide--D-alanyl-D-alanine ligase, encoding MPEALWTAQEIAEATGGEVAGDFTVTGVSIDTRTVEPGDLFVPLVGARDGHDFVLQAVANGAAGVLAAKPVGFPAVMVEDTFKALEALGVAARERAPQCKRGAVTGSVGKTSVTRAVEAGLRLAGKAHASVKSYNNHIGVPLTLARMPRDTQRAVFEVGMNHADEITPLSQFVRPHAVAITTVGPVHLENFPNEEGVARAKAEIFAGLEPGGIAVLNADNKWFDLLKAEAEKAGATVWSFGGAADATARLTGFAVQGEGAKVSVTLRGEALTFPIRQTGVHWGPNSLCVLLMLEALDVPRETALAALAAFAPIEGRGAEKTVRIDGGAFTLVDESYNANPVSMQAALKTLGAREVAGRRVAVLTDMLELGESSGRFHAELADPIARANVDVVFLAGVHMKSLWEALPPTRRGGYAEVTEKLTAQLAGAIRPGDVVMVKGSNGSRAGVLAGALAALDLGEQG
- a CDS encoding UDP-N-acetylmuramoyl-L-alanyl-D-glutamate--2,6-diaminopimelate ligase, translating into MTRHLSELFNRPFANDPVIAGVTADSRKVTAGWLFAALPGTKVDGRDFAPGAVSKGAAAVLAPEGGLEGLGVPVVRSEDARRAYALASAAFWGKQPAMCVAVTGTNGKTSVAGFCRQIFAKLGHKAASMGTLGVVVSEAGKPDQQLTPPGLTTPDAGDVAEMVARLAEMGVTHLALEASSHGVDQRRVDGVKLRAAGFTNFTQDHLDYHGSMEEYRAAKLRLFDTLTPNGATAVLNADSEAFPNFAAAAVTSGQSVFSVGEDGQGLRLISRTPTPAGQDLVVEIDDATHHIRLPLAGAFQASNVLVAAGLCIAAGESPAKVLKALETLEGAAGRLQRVGRGPKGGEAYVDYAHTPDGLETVLEALRPHTRGKLIAVFGAGGDRDRGKRPLMGAIAARLADIAIVTDDNPRSEEPSSIRAAILEAAPGAREIGDRRAAIRAAVALLGEGDVLVVAGKGHEQGQIVAGVVHPFDDVAETLEALEGVHA
- the murD gene encoding UDP-N-acetylmuramoyl-L-alanine--D-glutamate ligase produces the protein MIPVRGFEDKTVAVFGLGRTGLTAARALIAGGAKVALWDEKPASREAAAAEGFPVVDLEAADWSQFAALMLSPGVPLTHPKPHWTVEKAKAAGVEILGDVELFARTVNAAPVHKRPKIIAITGTNGKSTTTALIGHLCASAGRDTRIGGNIGLGVLGLEDMHGGAVYVLELSSYQLDLTSSLHPDAVVLLNISPDHLDRHGGMDGYIAAKRRIFLNQGKGDTAIIGVDDPWCQQICTEITAANRRTIWPISAGKAMGRGVYALQGVLYDATGERVVEVADLLRARSLPGRHNWQNAAAAYAAARAIGIPMHDAVDGLMSFPGLAHRMETVGKIGKVRFVNDSKATNADAARQAMSSYPKFYWIAGGVAKAGGIEDLKDLFPRIAKAYLIGEAAQPFSWTLAGKAEVIMSGTLEKAVQQAYADAAASGEDAIVLLSPACASFDQFSDFEARGEAFRVAVNGLVGGASKSAVA
- the mraY gene encoding phospho-N-acetylmuramoyl-pentapeptide-transferase, encoding MLYFLYEWLARTQEHVPALNLLKYLTFRSGMAMLTAYVVAVAMGSRFIRWMKAKQGKGQPIRTDGIARHVTEKAGTPTMGGFMILAGLFVGALLWADLRNIHVWVVLLITGSYGVLGFMDDYAKVTKQTTAGLSSVQKLVAQFAVAIVAAVILILFAPKSPMTPGMETSVVFPIFKALVINLGWFYVVFAAVTIAGFSNAVNLTDGLDGLAIVPVMFAASTFGLIAYLVGNYKFADYLNLHFAPGVGELAVLCGAIIGGGMGFLWYNAPPAKIFMGDTGSLALGGALGAIAVCAKHELVLGIVGGLFVAEALSVMIQVAYFKKTGKRVFLMAPIHHHFEKLGWAESTVVIRFWIVAMMLSFVGLATLKLR
- a CDS encoding peptidoglycan D,D-transpeptidase FtsI family protein, translating into MSLSNLGPNGFQPAAWRWLIERVWRLEHAFERSRAAAKPEDDTRIRIFLVMAFFSLCFVGVGVGAGWAALFSNAGRGNGYAQGAEGARGDVVDRNGKLLAVDLAHYALYIDPREVWDAKETRRALGKALPQVPAKRLDKAVFGDHRAFVLGGLTPDEKDAIFNLGLPGVSFEEQERRMYPLGPTAAHLIGFVDSGGKGLAGAERALDDPIRKAAGGDGGPTQLSIDVRIQAALEDELRKAAAEFTPKGAVGLVTNVHTGEILALASLPDYDANKAGEATDDQRLNRAAASVYEMGSTFKTFTVAIGLDTGVATPASTFDAREPYKLGYRTIHDYHAAKAILNLVEVFQHSSNIGTAMLAERVGGERLSKYFTALGLTKPAKVELMESARPLTPRKWDMDAVASTSFGHGINVSPLALAQAMNALLNGGEMRPLTIRKMPAGVRPEGVRVVSENTSAEMLKIMRANVIPGQGGSGGKADVPGLSVGGKTGTGEKYDPSIRGYNHQRQVSSFAAVFPTDGPLEADRYFVLILMDEPHGTAKSFGFSTGGWVGAPPAGKVIERIAPFLGVQRKTELVTIASQPKSAGPEAGL